CGTGTACGACGTGGGACCTTCGCCGGCCTGGGTGATGGTCCTGGACATGGATGCGTAAGGACGGACGGGAGTACACCATGGCTTCCACCTTCGATCTACTCGTAACCGACGGCCTGGTCGTCAACCACGATGGCGTGACTGCCGCCACGGTCGCCGTGCGGGACGGACGCATCGCGGGCGTGCTCGAACCCGACGCCCGGCCCGATAGCGCACAGCAGATATCCGCGAAGGGCCTGCATGTGCTGCCCGGCCTGATCGATCCCCACGTGCATCTCAGGTCGCCCGGCCACGAAGAGCGGGAAGACCCCGTCTCCGGCACGAGCGCCGCGGCCGCCGGCGGCATCACGACCCTGCTCGAGATGCCCATCTCTCCGGTTGCGGCCAGTTCCGCCGAGGGAGTCCGGAAGCGGGGCGAGGCCATCGGCGCGAATGCGCTGATCGATTTCGGTCTATACGGCGCGGCCGGCCATGAGAACGTGGACCTCATCGCCGAGGTGGCCGAAGCGGGCGCCGTGGCCTTCAAGACCTTCCTGACCGCGCCCCCGACCCATCGCGAGGGTGAGTTCTTCGGCCTCTGGTGCCTGGACTACTCGCTGCTGCGGGACGTCATGGCCGCTACGGCCGCCACGGGCCTGCGCCACAGCTTCCACTGCGAGAACTGGCCCATGATCGAGACGCTCATCGCGCAGCTGTCCGCCCAGGGCCGCAACGACGGCCTGGCCCACGCGGAAAGCCGGCCCTCCATCGTGGAAGACACCTCGGTCGCCATCATGATGAGCCTGGCCGCCGAGGCGGGCGGTCCCGTGGAGGTCGTGCACCTCTCGAGCCCCCGGGCCGCGCAGATGGTGAAGGAGGCCAAGGCGCGGGGCCTCGACGTCATCGCCGAGACCTGTCCCCAGTACCTCTTCCTGACCGACCAGGTCCTGTCCGTGCATCGCGGTTTCGCCAAGTGCAACCCGGCCCTGCGGCCGGCCGAAGAGGTGGAAGCGCTCTGGTCCTACCTGCACGACGGCACCCTGGAGTTCGTCGGCAGCGACCATTCACCATTCCGGCCGGAAGAGAAGGAAGGGGACGACATCTTCGCCATTCCGCCCGGCCTGCCCGGCCTGGAATCCATGGCACCCCTGATGCTGACCGCGGTCAACGACGGGCGCCTGTCGATTACCGACCTGGTACGGCTGATGTCGACCCGCCAGGCCGAGATCTTCCGGCTTCCGGGCAAGGGACGGATCGCCATCGGAAACGATGCCGATCTCACCTTCGTGGACCTGGACGCGCGGTGGACCTTCGACCGGAACCAGTGCTTCACCAAGGCCAGGGATGTCATGCGCATCGTGCACGGCATGCCCATGAAGGGCCGCGTCCAGCGTACCATGGTGCGCGGGGAGACGGTGTACGAGGACGGCAGGATCACGGGCCGGCCCGGTTACGGCCGGTGGCTTAAGCCCAACTGACCGCGGAAACCCGGTAGACCGAAAGGACAAAGCATGGCAGTTCCAGATCCCAGGGGCGTGTATACCATTGCGCCGACGCCCTTCGAAGAAGACGGCAGCCTGGATACAGGCAGCCTCTCGACCCTTACCAACTTCCTCATCGACCTGGGGATCGACGGGATCACCGTCCTGGGTGTCCTGGGAGAAACCAGCAAACTGGTCGAAGCCGAACGGGACCTCGTCATCGCAGGCGTGGTCGAAGCCGCCGCGGGTCGGATCCCGGTCTGCGCCGGAACCAGCCACACGGGGACGGACGGATGCGTCGCACTCAGCCGCCGGGCCGAGGAACTGGGCGCTTCCTCGCTCATGGTGGCGCCGCCGAAGCTGGCCAGGGGCACGGACGAGGCCCTGCTCGCCCACTACCTGAAGGTGGCCGACGCCGTATCCATACCTCTCGTGATCCAGGACCACCCCACCAGCAGCGGCGTCCAGATGAGCATCGACTTCATCGCGACGGTGGCCGACCAGTCTCCGCAATGCCGGTTTCTCAAGCTGGAAGAAGAGCCGACTCCGCGCAAGGCCAGCCAGGTGCTCGCGGCCAATCCCGACGTGGAGATCTTCGGCGGACTGGGCGGCGTCATGCTTCTTGAGGAACTGCGCCACGGCTGCATGGGCACCATGACCGGCTTCGCCTACCCCGATATCCTGAAGGACATCCACACGAAGTACATGTCCGGCGACATCGACGGCGCTACCGAGACCTTCTACAGGTACTGTCCCCTGATCCGCTTCGAGGCCCAGACCGGCATCGGGTTGTCCATCCGCAAGAACGTCTACCGGCGGCGCGGCGCCATCAAGACCGCCCGGGCGCGCCAGCCCTACGTCCCCCTGGACGACGGGACCCTGGCGGACCTGAACGATCTGCTGACGCGACTCGGATTGGAGTGATCGAATAGGGTCCGCGAGGGTGGCGGCGCGGCCGCTCAATCCTCCCAGTCGAGCAGGACCCCCAGCGCATCGCCCGGCTTCTGGTAGAGCAGCGCGAAGGCGTCCGCTGCCTGGCGCCAGGGGAAACGGTGCGTGGTCATTCGATCGGTCCGGATCGCGCCCGATGCGAGGAGTTCCATGGCGCGGCGGGACTGGCGGGCACCCGCACGCGTCCGGAAGTACCCGCCCAGCAGTTTGCGACCCTGGATCTTGTTCGAAGGCAGCGAAAGCGGCTGATCCTCGTACAGCCCGATCAGATGCATCAGCCCGCCTAAGGCCAGCATGTCGAGTCCCTGCCCGAAGGCGGCCGGACCCGCGGGACCGCCCACAGCGTAGACCACGATATCGGCGCCGAGGCCGTTGGTCAGGCGCTTCACGGCCCTGACGGGATCTTCCTCCCGGGCGTTGATCACCACATCGGCGCCGCATTCCGCCGCCATGACGCACCGATTGGCCAGCGCGTCCACGGCCACCACCCTGCCCACGCCATTCGCCTTGATGACCTGAAGGATCAGGTTGCCCACGAGACCCTGGCCGAGCACGACCACGGTGTCCTGGGGCTGGATGTCCTCCACTTCCACCCAGGTGACCGCACCGGCCGTCAGCGGGTAGTACGGGGCGTGGTCGAA
The genomic region above belongs to Gemmatimonadota bacterium and contains:
- a CDS encoding zinc-binding dehydrogenase, whose protein sequence is MKNPTMKRVIKPEGLHRIELEEVPIPEPGPGEIRIKAACSLISRGSELGGRYTREHAVSPDIMGYSLTGTVDALGEGVEHLETGDRVVALAPHAQYVVRPARLVFPWDQTVVMPMPADLSFDHAPYYPLTAGAVTWVEVEDIQPQDTVVVLGQGLVGNLILQVIKANGVGRVVAVDALANRCVMAAECGADVVINAREEDPVRAVKRLTNGLGADIVVYAVGGPAGPAAFGQGLDMLALGGLMHLIGLYEDQPLSLPSNKIQGRKLLGGYFRTRAGARQSRRAMELLASGAIRTDRMTTHRFPWRQAADAFALLYQKPGDALGVLLDWED
- a CDS encoding dihydroorotase family protein → MRKDGREYTMASTFDLLVTDGLVVNHDGVTAATVAVRDGRIAGVLEPDARPDSAQQISAKGLHVLPGLIDPHVHLRSPGHEEREDPVSGTSAAAAGGITTLLEMPISPVAASSAEGVRKRGEAIGANALIDFGLYGAAGHENVDLIAEVAEAGAVAFKTFLTAPPTHREGEFFGLWCLDYSLLRDVMAATAATGLRHSFHCENWPMIETLIAQLSAQGRNDGLAHAESRPSIVEDTSVAIMMSLAAEAGGPVEVVHLSSPRAAQMVKEAKARGLDVIAETCPQYLFLTDQVLSVHRGFAKCNPALRPAEEVEALWSYLHDGTLEFVGSDHSPFRPEEKEGDDIFAIPPGLPGLESMAPLMLTAVNDGRLSITDLVRLMSTRQAEIFRLPGKGRIAIGNDADLTFVDLDARWTFDRNQCFTKARDVMRIVHGMPMKGRVQRTMVRGETVYEDGRITGRPGYGRWLKPN
- a CDS encoding dihydrodipicolinate synthase family protein; translation: MAVPDPRGVYTIAPTPFEEDGSLDTGSLSTLTNFLIDLGIDGITVLGVLGETSKLVEAERDLVIAGVVEAAAGRIPVCAGTSHTGTDGCVALSRRAEELGASSLMVAPPKLARGTDEALLAHYLKVADAVSIPLVIQDHPTSSGVQMSIDFIATVADQSPQCRFLKLEEEPTPRKASQVLAANPDVEIFGGLGGVMLLEELRHGCMGTMTGFAYPDILKDIHTKYMSGDIDGATETFYRYCPLIRFEAQTGIGLSIRKNVYRRRGAIKTARARQPYVPLDDGTLADLNDLLTRLGLE